A single region of the Acidimicrobiales bacterium genome encodes:
- the rplK gene encoding 50S ribosomal protein L11: MAKKQVAATVRIQIPAGQASPAPPVGTALGPHGVAIMDFCKDYNARTEDQRGQIVPAEITIYEDRSFSFILKTPPTAFLIKKAAGLDLASNNPGRETAGSITDAQVTEIAELKMPDLNAIDMDGAKLQVAGTARSMGIDVVG, from the coding sequence ATGGCCAAGAAGCAGGTCGCTGCAACCGTCAGAATCCAGATCCCGGCCGGGCAGGCCTCGCCGGCTCCGCCCGTGGGCACCGCGCTCGGCCCCCACGGTGTCGCGATCATGGACTTCTGCAAGGACTACAACGCCCGCACCGAGGATCAGCGCGGCCAGATCGTGCCGGCCGAGATCACGATCTACGAAGACCGTTCGTTCTCGTTCATCCTGAAGACTCCGCCCACCGCGTTCCTGATCAAGAAGGCCGCCGGTCTCGACCTGGCCTCCAACAACCCCGGTCGTGAGACCGCCGGTTCGATCACCGACGCCCAGGTCACCGAGATCGCCGAACTCAAGATGCCCGACCTCAACGCCATCGACATGGACGGCGCCAAGCTGCAGGTCGCCGGCACCGCCCGCTCCATGGGTATCGACGTCGTCGGCTAG
- the rplA gene encoding 50S ribosomal protein L1: MAQSKQYRDNAQKYDRDRLHSDAEAIAIIKSLGTKKFDETVDVVIRLGVDPRKADQMIRSTVALPSGTGKDVRIAVFAQGEAAQAARDAGAEHVGGDDLAAEVEAGMTDFDLAIATPDMMPTVGKLGRVLGPRGLMPNPKTGTVTADVAKAIEEFKGGMVEYRTDRFANVHVPIGKVSFDEAALLTNLRALVTELDRVRPASAKGHYMRKVVLSSTMGPGVRVDPSQIASA, from the coding sequence ATGGCGCAGAGCAAGCAGTACAGGGACAACGCCCAGAAGTACGATCGCGACCGGCTGCATTCCGATGCCGAAGCCATCGCCATCATCAAGTCGCTGGGCACCAAGAAGTTCGACGAGACCGTCGACGTCGTGATCCGTCTCGGCGTCGATCCCCGTAAGGCGGATCAGATGATCCGGTCCACGGTGGCGCTCCCGTCGGGCACCGGCAAGGACGTGCGCATCGCCGTGTTCGCCCAGGGCGAGGCCGCCCAGGCGGCGCGCGATGCCGGCGCCGAACACGTCGGTGGCGACGATCTCGCGGCCGAGGTCGAGGCCGGGATGACCGACTTCGATCTGGCGATCGCCACCCCCGACATGATGCCCACGGTCGGCAAGCTCGGTCGTGTTCTCGGTCCGCGTGGTCTGATGCCCAATCCGAAGACCGGCACCGTCACCGCCGATGTCGCCAAGGCGATCGAGGAGTTCAAGGGTGGCATGGTCGAGTACCGCACCGACCGCTTCGCCAATGTGCACGTGCCGATCGGCAAGGTCTCGTTCGACGAGGCTGCGCTGCTCACCAACCTGCGTGCGCTGGTGACCGAGCTCGATCGTGTGCGTCCGGCGTCGGCCAAGGGCCACTACATGCGCAAGGTCGTCCTGAGCAGCACGATGGGTCCCGGCGTGCGCGTCGATCCCAGCCAGATCGCCTCTGCCTGA